Proteins encoded together in one Dermacentor variabilis isolate Ectoservices chromosome 2, ASM5094787v1, whole genome shotgun sequence window:
- the LOC142573010 gene encoding uncharacterized protein LOC142573010, whose translation MSFYKNCGRPRKTTCNVGSGAVPRGDDSGSTAEEIFNAIQGNSSAPSPMLMTRSLQQLVLVNLPVTVSKPPSKPSKKGRSCDYFEEQLLSQLGKHATENEAFGQSIAMSLDRMPTRIASRFKVKIMELLAEFDQYEAEY comes from the exons ATGAGCTTCTACAAGAACTGTGGTCGTCCCAGAAA GACTACCTGCAACGTGGGCTCAGGTGCCGTGCCAAGAGGTGATGACAGCGGCTCAACAGCAGAAGAAATCTTTAACGCAATACAAGGCAACTCGTCAGCACCATCGCCAATGCTGATGACTCGGAGCCTGCAGCAGCTAGTCCTGGTCAACCTGCCAGTCACAGTGAGCAAGCCACCATCAAAACCGTCAAAGAAAGGAAGGAGTTGCGACTACTTCGAGGAGCAGCTCCTTTCACAGCTCGGCAAACACGCCACAGAAAACGAGGCTTTCGGGCAGTCTATTGCCATGAGCCTTGACAGGATGCCAACGAGAATTGCCTCTCGCTTTAAGGTTAAAATAATGGAACTCTTAGCAGAATTTGACCAGTATGAGGCAGAATATTAA